From the Quercus lobata isolate SW786 chromosome 6, ValleyOak3.0 Primary Assembly, whole genome shotgun sequence genome, one window contains:
- the LOC115949728 gene encoding protein DMP2-like gives MLAIVKSMLATRLLYFQSSHIGIAIPLPLMVLPTGTVFLYQLLSPVLTNYGQCSETVYKYLTATLVGMCGLSCFITSFTDSYEDNGKTHYGFATTAKDKLWPSPKDKKVKVDPLGFKDFVHGFLAVFVYGVIVCLDRNTVDCFYPLSESQHRALLVVLPPVVGVISSVVLLIFPNNRRGIGYLSLSKSSNDSNSGAEGSLRESLVHCI, from the exons ATGTTGGCTATTGTGAAATCGATGCTTGCTACGAGGCTTCTCTATTTCCAAAGCAGCCACATTGGCATTGCCATTCCATTACCATTGAT GGTCCTCCCAACTGGTACTGTCTTCTTGTACCAGTTACTCAGTCCTGTCCTAACCAACTATGGCCAGTGCAGCGAGACCGTCTACAAGTATCTCACTGCCACTCTTGTTGGTATGTGTGGCTTGTCTTGCTTCATTACTTCATTCACTGACAGTTATGAAGATAATGGGAAAACCCACTACGGGTTTGCAACAACAGCCAAAGATAAACTTTGGCCCTCGCCTAAGGACAAGAAAGTCAAAGTCGATCCACTTGGCTTTAAGGACTTTGTTCATGGCTTCCTTGCCGTGTTTGTGTACGGGGTTatagtgtgtttggatagaaataccGTGGATTGCTTCTATCCATTGTCCGAGTCCCAGCATAGGGCTTTGCTCGTGGTGCTTCCTCCGGTTGTTGGTGTGATTTCTAGTGTGGTTCTCTTGATATTTCCTAACAATCGTCGTGGAATCGGATACCTTTCTTTAAGTAAATCTTCAAATGATTCCAACTCTGGTGCCGAAGGAAGTCTAAGGGAAAGTTTGGTTCACTGTATATAG